One genomic segment of Acidobacteriota bacterium includes these proteins:
- a CDS encoding site-specific DNA-methyltransferase — protein MEKGDRLFFQTEDVLIYNDDFLNTNLLKENTIDLIVTSPPYNIEVCYHSYNDRISYVDYLDFTEKWLEKAYKLSKDVGRLCLNIPLDKNKGGQQSVYADVVTIAKRIGWKYHSTIVWNEQNISRRTAWGSWLSASAPYVIAPVEMIVVLYKKRWKKPSNGRESDITKEEFVEWTNGVWSFMGESKKRVGHPAPFPIELPKRCIKLFTFRGDIVLDPFLGSGTTLIACALTKRKGIGIEIDKEYCEIAKKRLVNEARIQQLTLEI, from the coding sequence ATGGAAAAGGGGGATAGACTTTTCTTTCAAACTGAGGATGTTCTAATATATAATGATGATTTTTTAAATACTAATTTACTAAAAGAAAATACCATAGATTTGATAGTAACTTCTCCCCCTTATAATATTGAGGTCTGTTACCACTCTTACAACGATAGGATTTCCTATGTTGATTATCTAGATTTTACAGAAAAATGGCTTGAAAAAGCGTATAAATTATCAAAAGATGTCGGAAGACTTTGTTTAAACATCCCTTTAGACAAGAATAAGGGCGGGCAGCAGAGTGTTTATGCTGATGTTGTCACAATTGCGAAAAGAATCGGTTGGAAATACCACTCTACTATTGTGTGGAATGAACAAAACATCTCAAGAAGAACTGCCTGGGGTTCCTGGCTCAGTGCTTCGGCTCCTTATGTGATTGCACCTGTGGAAATGATTGTGGTTCTCTATAAAAAAAGATGGAAAAAACCATCTAATGGGAGGGAATCAGATATCACGAAGGAAGAATTCGTCGAATGGACAAACGGGGTATGGAGCTTTATGGGAGAAAGTAAAAAGCGAGTAGGCCATCCTGCACCTTTTCCTATTGAACTTCCAAAACGCTGTATAAAACTTTTTACTTTTAGAGGCGATATTGTCCTAGATCCTTTCCTGGGTAGTGGAACAACTTTAATAGCTTGTGCTTTGACAAAACGGAAAGGGATTGGAATAGAAATTGACAAAGAGTATTGTGAAATTGCTAAGAAAAGACTCGTAAATGAAGCAAGAATTCAGCAACTTACTTTGGAAATATAG